The Hippoglossus hippoglossus isolate fHipHip1 chromosome 2, fHipHip1.pri, whole genome shotgun sequence genome includes a region encoding these proteins:
- the LOC117777683 gene encoding protein EFR3 homolog B-like isoform X1: protein MSGTLPRFPTMPALLSSLSHGINPPTLPSMPSMPSMPSMPRGVKLPRAVAMPTVSQAHRRMLQDCCSVLDHQTPGGLCGCCWALRPRYKRLVDNIFPEDPEDGLVKANMEKLTFFALSAPEKLDRIAAYLSERLTRELNRHRYGYVCIAMEALEQLLLACHCQSINLLVESFLRTLRLLLEADKPHLHILATNSFVKFANIEEDTPSYHRSYDFFVSRFSQMCHSQHEDADTRSEIRVSGIRGLQGVVRKTVDDELQVNIWEPRHMEQIVPALLVNLQQHTHPDSESPAEQTEVCFRELFGRAAYGHINNAIRPVLMHLDSHSLWEGRSFAVRCFQIIMYSIQSQHSHLVIQQLLGHLDANSRSPASVRAGIVEVLSEAAVIEATGSVGPAVLEVFNTLLRQLRQSVDYQLTGYYDNTGKHKTTSMEEKTLQDAVIKTIGSFANTLPVYQRSEVMLFIMGKIPVPGIYPALGSPNAGFEGSRMIQVMLLKSLLQVSERYESSNLLMALPSSFLEPLLSFTLMEDPEIRLLVLSILTSLIDRRHNAARLHAASVVFDVSVLELKDLCSRQDVLFMRKHAQRLYRHVYLACKEESSGRGHYQALFTLLVVLSVELANEEVVVDLIRLVLALQELALSNQESLSVFNRCGVHGVCAAFLSLLSQLGPPLHLHVTQVIDSRHRDAPHLLPQHVLCDEPSLPEGDLKVDDTLLFVQSKMCEALSGSSYSSHAERINTPYTPQLTDEDRLSKRKSVGDIVSLQMDMDAQYCPDTQQKPQMEQITFETLKNAIEDRGGVEEEERRKRREVVERFQTAPFEEIAAHCGAKASSLQSKLDQVFELIIRPPPSPSGHSPPRSTPLYEMKFPDLCVY from the exons ATGTCAGGGACGCTGCCCAGGTTTCCCACCATGCCTGCCTTGCTCAGCTCACTGTCTCATGGCATCAACCCGCCTACTTTACCCAGCATGCCCAGCATGCCCAGCATGCCCAGCATGCCCAGGGGGGTGAAGCTGCCGAGGGCTGTCGCCATGCCGACTGTATCCCAGGCTCATCGGAGGATGCTGCAGGACTGCTGCTCCGTGCTGGACCATCAGACACCTGGAG gtctgtGCGGCTGCTGCTGGGCGTTACGTCCTCGCTACAAGAGACTGGTTGATAATATTTTCCCAGAAGACCCcgag gatggACTGGTGAAAGCGAACATGGAGAAGTTGACGTTCTTTGCTCTATCGGCGCCGGAGAAACTGGATCGAATCGCTGCGTATCTGTCCGAGCGTCTGACCAGAGAACTGAACCGCCACCGCTACGg GTACGTGTGCATAGCGATGGAGGCGTTGGAGCAGCTGCTGTTAGCTTGTCACTGTCAGAGCATCAACCTGCTGGTGGAGAGTTTCCTCAGGACTCTGcgtctgctgctggaggccgACAAGCCTCACCTGCACATCCTGGCCACCAACTCT TTCGTGAAGTTTGCGAACATCGAGGAGGACACGCCCTCGTACCATCGCAGCTACGACTTCTTCGTGTCCCGCTTCAGTCAGATGTGTCACTCGCAGCACGAAGACGCCGACACCAGGAGCGA gatcCGTGTGTCGGGGATCCGTGGTCTTCAGGGCGTCGTCAGGAAGACGGTGGACGACGAGCTCCAGGTGAACATTTGGGAGCCTCGTCACATGGAGCAGATTGTCCCCGCCCTGCTGGtcaacctgcagcagcacacacaccctgacag tgagtCTCCAGCAGAGCAGACTGAAGTGTGTTTCAGGGAGCTGTTCGGTCGAGCTGCTTATGGACACATCAACAACGCAATCAGACCTGTGCTCAT gcacCTGGACAGTCACAGTCTTTGGGAAGGACGAAGTTTTGCTGTTCGCTGTTTTCAGATCATCATGTACTCCATCCAG TCTCAACACTCCCACCTGGTGATCCAGCAGCTGTTGGGTCACCTTGACGCCAACAGTCGGAGTCCGGCGTCGGTCCGAGCCGGGATCGTAGAAGTTCTGTCTGAAGCCGCTGTCATCGAAGCGACGGGTTCTGTCG GTCCCGCGGTGCTCGAGGTCTTCAACACGCTGCTGCGGCAGCTCCGGCAGAGCGTCGACTACCAGCTGACCGGTTACTACGacaacacaggcaaacacaaaaCCACCTCCATGGAGGAGAAGACGCTGCAGGACGCCGTCATCAAGACCATCG GATCCTTCGCCAACACACTTCCTGTCTaccagaggtcagaggtcatgctGTTCATCATGGGGAAGATCCCTGTTCCTGGAATCTACCCCGCCCTGGGGTCGCCCAACGCCGG gttCGAAGGAAGCAGAATGATCCAGGTGATGCTGTTGAAGTCTCTGCTCCAG gtgtCGGAGCGTTATGAAAGCAGTAACCTGTTGATGGCGCTGCCCTCGTCCTTCCTGGAGCCTCTGCTGTCCTTCACTCTGATGGAGGACCCTGAGATCCGTCTGCTGGTTCTCTCCATCCTCACCTCGCTCATTGACCGGCGCCACAACGCCGCCAGGCTCCACGCAGCCAG tgtGGTGTTTGACGTCTCAGTGTTGGAGCTGAAGGACTTGTGCTCTCGACAGGACGTCCTGTTCATGAGGAAG cacgCTCAACGTCTCTACAGACACGTGTACTTGGCGTGTAAGGAGGAGAGCAGTGGGCGGGGCCACTATCAGGCTCTCTTCACCCTATTGGTCGTGCTGAGTGTGGAACTGGCCaatgaggaggtggtggtggatcTGATCCGATTGGTCCTCGCGCTGCAG GAGCTGGCGTTGTCCAATCAGGAGTCGCTCTCTGTGTTTAACCGCTGTGGCGTTCATGGCGTCTGCGCCGCCTTCCTCAGTCTGCTGTCACAGCTGGGCCCGCCCCTTCACCTGCACGTCACACAGGTGATAGACAGTCGTCATAGAGACGCTCCTCACCTGCTGCCTCAACACGTCCTCTGTGACGAACCCAG tctacCAGAAGGTGATCTGAAGGTGGACGACACTCTTCTCTTCGTCCAATCAAAGATGTGTGAGGCTCTGTCAGGAAGCAGCTACAGTTCACACGCTGAACGCATCAACACACCGTACACACCTCAGctgacag acgaGGATCGTCTCTCGAAGAGGAAAAGTGTCGGAGATATCGTCTCTCTACAGATGGACATGGACGCTCAGTACTGTCCTGATACACAGCAg AAACCTCAGATGGAGCAGATTACTTTTGAAACTCTTAAAAACGCCATCG aggacagaggaggcgtggaggaggaggagaggaggaagaggagggaggtggtggagaggTTTCAGACGGCGCCGTTTGAGGAGATCGCCGCTCACTGTGGAGCGAAG GCGTCGTCTCTGCAGTCCAAGCTGGATCAGGTCTTTGAGTTGATCATTCGTCCTCCTCCGTCTCCGTCCGGCCACTCGCCGCCTCGCTCCACGCCGCTCTACGAGATGAAGTTTCCCGACCTCTGCGTCTATTAG
- the LOC117777683 gene encoding protein EFR3 homolog B-like isoform X2, protein MEKLTFFALSAPEKLDRIAAYLSERLTRELNRHRYGYVCIAMEALEQLLLACHCQSINLLVESFLRTLRLLLEADKPHLHILATNSFVKFANIEEDTPSYHRSYDFFVSRFSQMCHSQHEDADTRSEIRVSGIRGLQGVVRKTVDDELQVNIWEPRHMEQIVPALLVNLQQHTHPDSESPAEQTEVCFRELFGRAAYGHINNAIRPVLMHLDSHSLWEGRSFAVRCFQIIMYSIQSQHSHLVIQQLLGHLDANSRSPASVRAGIVEVLSEAAVIEATGSVGPAVLEVFNTLLRQLRQSVDYQLTGYYDNTGKHKTTSMEEKTLQDAVIKTIGSFANTLPVYQRSEVMLFIMGKIPVPGIYPALGSPNAGFEGSRMIQVMLLKSLLQVSERYESSNLLMALPSSFLEPLLSFTLMEDPEIRLLVLSILTSLIDRRHNAARLHAASVVFDVSVLELKDLCSRQDVLFMRKHAQRLYRHVYLACKEESSGRGHYQALFTLLVVLSVELANEEVVVDLIRLVLALQELALSNQESLSVFNRCGVHGVCAAFLSLLSQLGPPLHLHVTQVIDSRHRDAPHLLPQHVLCDEPSVCVSLPEGDLKVDDTLLFVQSKMCEALSGSSYSSHAERINTPYTPQLTDEDRLSKRKSVGDIVSLQMDMDAQYCPDTQQKPQMEQITFETLKNAIEDRGGVEEEERRKRREVVERFQTAPFEEIAAHCGAKASSLQSKLDQVFELIIRPPPSPSGHSPPRSTPLYEMKFPDLCVY, encoded by the exons ATGGAGAAGTTGACGTTCTTTGCTCTATCGGCGCCGGAGAAACTGGATCGAATCGCTGCGTATCTGTCCGAGCGTCTGACCAGAGAACTGAACCGCCACCGCTACGg GTACGTGTGCATAGCGATGGAGGCGTTGGAGCAGCTGCTGTTAGCTTGTCACTGTCAGAGCATCAACCTGCTGGTGGAGAGTTTCCTCAGGACTCTGcgtctgctgctggaggccgACAAGCCTCACCTGCACATCCTGGCCACCAACTCT TTCGTGAAGTTTGCGAACATCGAGGAGGACACGCCCTCGTACCATCGCAGCTACGACTTCTTCGTGTCCCGCTTCAGTCAGATGTGTCACTCGCAGCACGAAGACGCCGACACCAGGAGCGA gatcCGTGTGTCGGGGATCCGTGGTCTTCAGGGCGTCGTCAGGAAGACGGTGGACGACGAGCTCCAGGTGAACATTTGGGAGCCTCGTCACATGGAGCAGATTGTCCCCGCCCTGCTGGtcaacctgcagcagcacacacaccctgacag tgagtCTCCAGCAGAGCAGACTGAAGTGTGTTTCAGGGAGCTGTTCGGTCGAGCTGCTTATGGACACATCAACAACGCAATCAGACCTGTGCTCAT gcacCTGGACAGTCACAGTCTTTGGGAAGGACGAAGTTTTGCTGTTCGCTGTTTTCAGATCATCATGTACTCCATCCAG TCTCAACACTCCCACCTGGTGATCCAGCAGCTGTTGGGTCACCTTGACGCCAACAGTCGGAGTCCGGCGTCGGTCCGAGCCGGGATCGTAGAAGTTCTGTCTGAAGCCGCTGTCATCGAAGCGACGGGTTCTGTCG GTCCCGCGGTGCTCGAGGTCTTCAACACGCTGCTGCGGCAGCTCCGGCAGAGCGTCGACTACCAGCTGACCGGTTACTACGacaacacaggcaaacacaaaaCCACCTCCATGGAGGAGAAGACGCTGCAGGACGCCGTCATCAAGACCATCG GATCCTTCGCCAACACACTTCCTGTCTaccagaggtcagaggtcatgctGTTCATCATGGGGAAGATCCCTGTTCCTGGAATCTACCCCGCCCTGGGGTCGCCCAACGCCGG gttCGAAGGAAGCAGAATGATCCAGGTGATGCTGTTGAAGTCTCTGCTCCAG gtgtCGGAGCGTTATGAAAGCAGTAACCTGTTGATGGCGCTGCCCTCGTCCTTCCTGGAGCCTCTGCTGTCCTTCACTCTGATGGAGGACCCTGAGATCCGTCTGCTGGTTCTCTCCATCCTCACCTCGCTCATTGACCGGCGCCACAACGCCGCCAGGCTCCACGCAGCCAG tgtGGTGTTTGACGTCTCAGTGTTGGAGCTGAAGGACTTGTGCTCTCGACAGGACGTCCTGTTCATGAGGAAG cacgCTCAACGTCTCTACAGACACGTGTACTTGGCGTGTAAGGAGGAGAGCAGTGGGCGGGGCCACTATCAGGCTCTCTTCACCCTATTGGTCGTGCTGAGTGTGGAACTGGCCaatgaggaggtggtggtggatcTGATCCGATTGGTCCTCGCGCTGCAG GAGCTGGCGTTGTCCAATCAGGAGTCGCTCTCTGTGTTTAACCGCTGTGGCGTTCATGGCGTCTGCGCCGCCTTCCTCAGTCTGCTGTCACAGCTGGGCCCGCCCCTTCACCTGCACGTCACACAGGTGATAGACAGTCGTCATAGAGACGCTCCTCACCTGCTGCCTCAACACGTCCTCTGTGACGAACCCAG tgtgtgtgtcagtctacCAGAAGGTGATCTGAAGGTGGACGACACTCTTCTCTTCGTCCAATCAAAGATGTGTGAGGCTCTGTCAGGAAGCAGCTACAGTTCACACGCTGAACGCATCAACACACCGTACACACCTCAGctgacag acgaGGATCGTCTCTCGAAGAGGAAAAGTGTCGGAGATATCGTCTCTCTACAGATGGACATGGACGCTCAGTACTGTCCTGATACACAGCAg AAACCTCAGATGGAGCAGATTACTTTTGAAACTCTTAAAAACGCCATCG aggacagaggaggcgtggaggaggaggagaggaggaagaggagggaggtggtggagaggTTTCAGACGGCGCCGTTTGAGGAGATCGCCGCTCACTGTGGAGCGAAG GCGTCGTCTCTGCAGTCCAAGCTGGATCAGGTCTTTGAGTTGATCATTCGTCCTCCTCCGTCTCCGTCCGGCCACTCGCCGCCTCGCTCCACGCCGCTCTACGAGATGAAGTTTCCCGACCTCTGCGTCTATTAG
- the LOC117773095 gene encoding pro-opiomelanocortin-like isoform X2 yields MWRMCPVWLLVAVVVVGGARGAVSQCWEHPSCQEVNDERSMMECIQLCHSDLTAETPVIPGHAHLQPLSLSDSSPFVLPPSSSKRSYSMEHFRWGKPVGRKRRPIKVYTSNGVEEESAEVFPGEVRRRELVNELLAAEEVEEKAQEVMEEAGEEEEEQLLGGVQDKKDGSYKMKHFRWSSPPAAKRYGGFMKSWDERSQRPLLTLFKNVINKDGQQQK; encoded by the exons GGAGAATGTGTCCTGTGTGGTTATTGGTGGCTGTGGTGGTTGTGGGCGGGGCCAGAGGAGCTGTCAGTCAGTGCTGGGAGCATCCGAGCTGTCAGGAAGTGAACGATGAGAGAAGCATgatg GAGTGTATCCAGCTCTGTCACTCTGACCTCACTGCTGAGACGCCCGTCATCCCAGGCCACGCCCACCTCcaacctctgtctctgtcagactCCTCCCCCTTCGTCCtgccgccctcctcctccaaacgCTCCTACTCCATGGAGCACTTCCGCTGGGGGAAGCCCGTCGGCCGCAAGCGCCGCCCAATCAAAGTCTACACCTCCAACGGCGTGGAGGAGGAGTCTGCTGAGGTTTTCCCCGGCGAGGTGAGGAGGCGGGAGTTAGTCAATGAGCTGTTagcagcagaggaggtggaggagaaggcgcaggaagtgatggaggaggcgggggaagaggaggaggagcaactCCTGGGTGGAGTCCAGGATAAAAAAGATGGTTCCTACAAGATGAAGCATTTTCGCTGGAGCAGCCCGCCCGCCGCCAAACGCTACGGCGGCTTCATGAAGAGCTGGGACGAACGCAGCCAGAGGCCGCTACTCACCCTCTTCAAGAACGTCATCAACAAAGATGGACAGCAGCAGAAGTGA
- the LOC117773095 gene encoding pro-opiomelanocortin-like isoform X3 — protein MCPVWLLVAVVVVGGARGAVSQCWEHPSCQEVNDERSMMECIQLCHSDLTAETPVIPGHAHLQPLSLSDSSPFVLPPSSSKRSYSMEHFRWGKPVGRKRRPIKVYTSNGVEEESAEVFPGEVRRRELVNELLAAEEVEEKAQEVMEEAGEEEEEQLLGGVQDKKDGSYKMKHFRWSSPPAAKRYGGFMKSWDERSQRPLLTLFKNVINKDGQQQK, from the exons ATGTGTCCTGTGTGGTTATTGGTGGCTGTGGTGGTTGTGGGCGGGGCCAGAGGAGCTGTCAGTCAGTGCTGGGAGCATCCGAGCTGTCAGGAAGTGAACGATGAGAGAAGCATgatg GAGTGTATCCAGCTCTGTCACTCTGACCTCACTGCTGAGACGCCCGTCATCCCAGGCCACGCCCACCTCcaacctctgtctctgtcagactCCTCCCCCTTCGTCCtgccgccctcctcctccaaacgCTCCTACTCCATGGAGCACTTCCGCTGGGGGAAGCCCGTCGGCCGCAAGCGCCGCCCAATCAAAGTCTACACCTCCAACGGCGTGGAGGAGGAGTCTGCTGAGGTTTTCCCCGGCGAGGTGAGGAGGCGGGAGTTAGTCAATGAGCTGTTagcagcagaggaggtggaggagaaggcgcaggaagtgatggaggaggcgggggaagaggaggaggagcaactCCTGGGTGGAGTCCAGGATAAAAAAGATGGTTCCTACAAGATGAAGCATTTTCGCTGGAGCAGCCCGCCCGCCGCCAAACGCTACGGCGGCTTCATGAAGAGCTGGGACGAACGCAGCCAGAGGCCGCTACTCACCCTCTTCAAGAACGTCATCAACAAAGATGGACAGCAGCAGAAGTGA
- the LOC117773095 gene encoding pro-opiomelanocortin-like isoform X1, whose protein sequence is MKKKKKKRMCPVWLLVAVVVVGGARGAVSQCWEHPSCQEVNDERSMMECIQLCHSDLTAETPVIPGHAHLQPLSLSDSSPFVLPPSSSKRSYSMEHFRWGKPVGRKRRPIKVYTSNGVEEESAEVFPGEVRRRELVNELLAAEEVEEKAQEVMEEAGEEEEEQLLGGVQDKKDGSYKMKHFRWSSPPAAKRYGGFMKSWDERSQRPLLTLFKNVINKDGQQQK, encoded by the exons GAGAATGTGTCCTGTGTGGTTATTGGTGGCTGTGGTGGTTGTGGGCGGGGCCAGAGGAGCTGTCAGTCAGTGCTGGGAGCATCCGAGCTGTCAGGAAGTGAACGATGAGAGAAGCATgatg GAGTGTATCCAGCTCTGTCACTCTGACCTCACTGCTGAGACGCCCGTCATCCCAGGCCACGCCCACCTCcaacctctgtctctgtcagactCCTCCCCCTTCGTCCtgccgccctcctcctccaaacgCTCCTACTCCATGGAGCACTTCCGCTGGGGGAAGCCCGTCGGCCGCAAGCGCCGCCCAATCAAAGTCTACACCTCCAACGGCGTGGAGGAGGAGTCTGCTGAGGTTTTCCCCGGCGAGGTGAGGAGGCGGGAGTTAGTCAATGAGCTGTTagcagcagaggaggtggaggagaaggcgcaggaagtgatggaggaggcgggggaagaggaggaggagcaactCCTGGGTGGAGTCCAGGATAAAAAAGATGGTTCCTACAAGATGAAGCATTTTCGCTGGAGCAGCCCGCCCGCCGCCAAACGCTACGGCGGCTTCATGAAGAGCTGGGACGAACGCAGCCAGAGGCCGCTACTCACCCTCTTCAAGAACGTCATCAACAAAGATGGACAGCAGCAGAAGTGA